The genome window AAGAATGAGCGCATGCGCTAGGGAGTAGGGACTGTACGAAGTGGGCCTCTAGGAGGCGTCTAGCTAATAGAGAGTTAGTGCCATGTGCTCTCTGCAGCCTGGGCTCTCCATTGAAAGCAGAGTAGTACATGGTATCTACAGCGGGTAGGTGATAGACTGGACTTGCCCTCAAACCAGATTAGCTGTAATAGTCCCCTGCGTCGCCAGTCCGTCGTCATGTACACAGGCATCCGAACGCGATCTGAAGGCCAAGTCTTTCAAACCCCTTGCATTTAGTCGAGACTATTCTGGCCAGTCAAATAATACCGATCTAGGCGGATCTCAAAGATATACCTACGTTGCGGAGAATGCTGCGCTCAGACGCACGCGGATCTGCTTTGAGGATTAATTGCATCTGTTATTGTAGAGCCGTGACAAACGATGAGACCGTGTGGCATCAGGTGTACGGCTAACAGTAGAAGAAGTCTCCGTCAGAGCCTGGTCCAATGGGACCGATTTTTTGGAGCAAGTGGTTGCTAACACTTGTCTTTCAGGACACTACTCGGCTTGGTGTCGGTAACCCGGTTATCGCGACGTTTTTGGTCTCAAGAGCGACTGTCTGCTATCTTCGAGACCCGCGTTCCTTCACAAGAGTTCCCCAGCATCTGGGTAGCGTAGATCCGCATGTTCTTCGAGAAACGCCATCCATCGCTTGAGAAAGGCACTCCCTCTATGGAACAAACAGTTCACATTAGCAGGCTGTAGGCACTCGTCCACAAAGATGAAAGAGGCGAATGCAGTCACTTGAAACAAGACGGGATGGTTGTGGCGCACTCACTTGCTGATTGTCTCCGAATCACCACATATGCATAGATGCCGTTTAGGACGAGTCATGGCGACTAAAGACATAGAATGCATGCAGATTAGCACAACGAGTAAAGACAGAAGGCAAATCCACCCGGCAATGAGAGATAGGAGAAGACATTAGAACATACCGTTCAAACGCCGCTTCTCCCCCAGAAATCCCACTTCGTGCTCAGAATTACTACGAACAAGACTAACCACGACCGCCTCCTTCTCACGGCCTTGGAAACCATCCACACTTCCGAGCTCGAGACCAGGATACTTTTCTCGGAGCATGGAAGAAAGCAGGGAAAGCTGACcgttgtacggagtaatgcaGGCGATATCTTCCGGCTTCACACCAGCCTGTATGAGGTTTTGCACGTGCTTTGCGACGACTAAAGCTTCCATTTCGTTGCTCTTGCTTTCGCCAAGCAatgcttcctttttccctacatcatcgtcttcggtCTTCTCAGGAAAATCGCCGCCTTGTGTGTCCCAGAACACGATTGGCTCTCTCGTGTCATCAgtctcctcaacctcatAGGGCAAGTCCTTAAGGAGACGTGACTTCACAGTCTCAGCGGCAACAAGCTTAGATTCGTACAGCTCGTCGGATGGAAACTGCATAATTTTTTCATGCATCCGATACTGTGTGGTTAGCATCCTCTTGATACCGGGTCCATGCAACGAAAGAAGTCGATCAAACAACGTTGTCTCCAGAGAAAAATCGCCAATGATCTCTGCAGAATTGGCTGAAGCATCTTTCGTGTCTgacttctctttcttctttgtgtTCTTCAATTTGTCAACGGAAGACTTGACGGTAGGGGGAAGCTGCAGGTGGTCTCCTGCAAGGACCACTTTAGACGCTGACAATAAGGGGATCCAGCACTGAGCCTCCAGAGCTTGGCTGGCTTCGTCAATAACGACAACGTCAAACTTCTGATTCTTCAGCTGATGGCCGCCAGCCCCGTGGAGCGTGGCAAGGACGACATTGCTTTCGCGAACCAGGTTGTCCACACATCTCGACTCCCGCTCGCGAAACTCTCGACGGAGTTCTTTCAGGTCATCGTAGATTGCCCGTCTCTCCCGACCGGTCCTGGTTTTGCGGATGCTAGCTTGTTtttcatcaatctccttcctcaCGTCTTTGATGATCGCTGCCGCCTCTGACGTGTGAGTGAGTACTTCTAGGGAATGCTCAAGGACTGACGGTAGCAAACGAGCAGGATGGCCAATGCGTACTACTGGTACCCCGTTGGGAGCTAGTCTCTCCACGATATTGTCGACAGAGATGTTTGACGGTCCGCAAACTAGTACGCGAAGCTTTCGTTTTACCATTTGGAGAATCAGCTCAATCAAAGTGTGAGTCTTGCCTGTCCCGGGAGGTCCGTGGATGAGAGCCACATCCCTAGCCGCCAAAGCAAACCGTATAGCTTCTTTCTGTGAATCGTTTAAAGTTGGATCAACGAACTCAA of Aspergillus fumigatus Af293 chromosome 2, whole genome shotgun sequence contains these proteins:
- a CDS encoding putative DNA helicase, which gives rise to MSPEPISIPRFAQAQLQLLLQEHEAEISSSSLANTAASVSPSTRRTLQATGYALTGIVLSQCRTGLGGRVVGEFTADAAVSSSKSTTNKIDDDRAGADGEPRLGAHGIRVGDIVRVNDTSGSGSRKLSKDRGKAGGKDAVEASKGPEGVVTRVGERSIWIAFGQRGGSGRSKEDDEAIEELWGKKLWLIKLANDVTFRRMNQTMEKMAKMTDSEYSHFMRVAFGHTAPMQPDYGAIGPLEFVDPTLNDSQKEAIRFALAARDVALIHGPPGTGKTHTLIELILQMVKRKLRVLVCGPSNISVDNIVERLAPNGVPVVRIGHPARLLPSVLEHSLEVLTHTSEAAAIIKDVRKEIDEKQASIRKTRTGRERRAIYDDLKELRREFRERESRCVDNLVRESNVVLATLHGAGGHQLKNQKFDVVVIDEASQALEAQCWIPLLSASKVVLAGDHLQLPPTVKSSVDKLKNTKKKEKSDTKDASANSAEIIGDFSLETTLFDRLLSLHGPGIKRMLTTQYRMHEKIMQFPSDELYESKLVAAETVKSRLLKDLPYEVEETDDTREPIVFWDTQGGDFPEKTEDDDVGKKEALLGESKSNEMEALVVAKHVQNLIQAGVKPEDIACITPYNGQLSLLSSMLREKYPGLELGSVDGFQGREKEAVVVSLVRSNSEHEVGFLGEKRRLNVAMTRPKRHLCICGDSETISKGSAFLKRWMAFLEEHADLRYPDAGELL